Within the Hyalangium gracile genome, the region AATTTGTCAAGGCGCAACCTGCGCCGGCCCATGGGTGAACTGGGGCCCCTGCGTGGTGAGGCCCAGCGTGAAGCGCAGGGCGGACTCCAGCTCGGGGAGCATGAAGTGGAAGCCCTGGCGCTCGGCGGCCTCGGGGCGGACGTGGGCGCCCTCCAGCACGGTCTCCTGGCCCATCTCTCCAAAGAGGGTGCGCACCGCCACCGCCGGCAGCGGGAACACCGCCGGACGGGAGAGCACCCGCCCCAGCGTCCGCGCGAAGTCCCCCTGGCGCACCGGCTGGGGGGACACGGCATTCACCGGCCCGCGCAGCTCCGGGGTGAAGAGGGCGAAGTGCGTCAGGCCCACCACGTCCTCGAGCGAGATCCAGCTCATCCACTGCCGGCCGCTGCCCAGGGGCCCGCCGCCGCCCATGCGGAAGGCCGGCGCCATCTTCGCCAGCGCCCCTCCCCGCGCGTCCAGCACCACGCCGGTGCGCAGGTGCACCACCCGGATGCCCGCCTCCTCCGCGGGCGCCGTGGCCGCCTCCCACGCCCGGCAGACGGTGGCCAGGAAGCCCTCGCCCGGGGGGCTCACCTCCGTCACCACCTCGTCCTGGCGGTTGCCGTAGAAGCCGATGCCCGTCAGGCACACCAGCACCCGAGGCTTCTTCTGGAGCCGGGCCAGCCCCTCGCACAGCACGCGCGTGCCGTCCGTCCGGCTGCGGAGGATGGTCTCCTTGGCCTGGGGCGTCCACCGCTGGGCCACGTTCTCGCCCGCAAGGTGCACCACCGCGTCCACGCCCTCCAGCGCCGCCACGTCGAGCTCGCCCTTGGCGGGGTTCCACGCCACGTCCCCCCGCGCCGCGTTCGGGCGGCCTCGCACCAGCCGCCGCACCTGGTGCCCGCCCGTGGTGAGGAAGGGCACCAGCGCGCCTCCCACCAGCCCGGTGGCTCCCGTCACCGCCACCGTGAGCGGCCCCTGCCCGGCGAAGGCCGCGTGCCGCCGCAGGTCCTCTCGCGTCAGCGCGTGCCGGTACGCGAACATCCGCTCCAGCCGGCGGCGAATCATCCCGCCACCGAAGGCCCGGCCCGCGGCGCCCAGCGGCGGCGCGTACACCACCTCGTCCTCCAGCACGGAGGAGTCCGGAGGCTCGGGCCACACCCGGTGGGTGTGCACCCAGCTCGCGAAGGGCCCGGACACCTGCTCGTCCTGGAAGAGCGAGCCCTCGATGTACTTCGTGTGCCGCGCCTCCCACCGCTGGGCCACGGGCCCTATCCGGATGCGCACCACCACCCGTGCGCCCTCCTGGATGCCGTCCCCGCTGCGCTCCAGCACCTCGGTCGTCTCCCAGGGAGGCGTCAGCCGCTCGAAGGCTCCCTCCCGGGCATGCCAGGAGAACAGCTCCGAGGCAGGCACTGGCATCCGGCTGCGTGCGTCGAACATCAACGACTTGCCCATGACCCCTCCAGGCCGCGACAGTGAAGGCCGCGCATGCTTACTCCGGAGCTTCTGAAACGCGCAGTGGAAATCCTCCGCCAGGGAGGCGTCGTCGCCCTGCCCACCGAGACCGTCTACGGCCTGGCCGCCAATGCCGAGGACGAGCTGGCGGTGCGCCGCGTCTTCGCCATCAAGGGGCGCCCTGCCACCCACCCCCTCATCGTCCACCTGGCGGGCGTCGACGCCCTGCCGGACTGGGCCCGCTCCATCCCGGAGGAGGCCCGGCGCCTGGCCGCCGCCTTCTGGCCCGGCCCCCTCACCCTGGTGCTGCCGCGCACCTCCCGCGCCACGGACGCCGTCACCGGAGGCCAGGACACCGTCGCCCTGCGGGTGCCCGCCCACCCGGTGGCCCTCGCCGTGCTCCGCGAGCTCGGGGGTGGGCTTGCGGCCCCCAGCGCCAACCGCTTCGGCCGTGTCAGCCCCACCACCGCCGAGCATGTGCGCCATGATCTCGGAAACGACGTGGACCTCGTCCTCGACGGAGGCCCCTCCATCGTGGGCGTCGAGTCCACCATCGTCGATCTCAGCTCCGGAGCCCCCGCCATCCTCCGCCCCGGAGGCCTGGCCGCCGAGGAGCTGGAGCGCGTCCTCGGGTACCCCGTCCCGGTACGCACCGCGTCAACGGTGAGGGTTTCCGGTACTTTGGCCTCCCACTATGCCCCCCGGGTGGGCGTGGTGCTCGTCGAGCCCTCCGAGGCGCTCGCCCGCGTCGAGGCCCTGCGCCTGCAGGGGCTCCAGGTGGGATTCCTGGGCCCCTCCACCCTCTCCCTGCCCAGGGAGCTGATCCGCCTGGACATCCCCGAGGACCCGGCCGGCGCCGCCCGGCTGCTCTACCTGCGCCTGCGCGAGGCGGATGTGGCGGGGCTGGACGTGCTCGTCGCGTGCCTGCCGCCGGCCCAGGGGCTGGGGCTGGCCGTGAGGGATCGCCTCTCCCGCGCCGCGGCGCCGCGCACCCCTGAGGCTTGATGCGCCGCTCGCTCTCCGATATCCCGCCACTGCCTGCTCCAAGGAGCGTATCGCCGTGACGCGACGTCTGCTCAGTCTCTTCCTCACCCTGGGTACCCTGGCCGCGTGCAACGACAAGCCGCCCGGTCAGCTCGAGCCCATTCCCCGCCCCGCCGACTACAAGGAGCCCGCCAAGGCTGAAGCGCCCAGGCCGGCCCCGAAGGCGCCTCCGGCCGATCCCAACAAGGTGATGCTGCGCTGGAACCTGGCGCCGGACGCACCCGTCGCCTACCGCCTGGATGGCACTCCGACCACGGCCACCTTCTATGCCCTCCAGCGGCCCAAGCAGGGAGACCTGCGCGTGCGCATCGGCGTCCAGGGCGCCAAGGACGCGCTGGACCAGGGCACCTTCAGCGAGCGCGGCTTCATCCTGGACGGCCTCGGGGGCGTGCACCGGAACGTCGCCACGCTGCTGCTGGAGCTACCCAAGGAGGCCGTGGGCGTGGGCGACACCTGGTCGCTGGGCGCGGACCTGGTGGACACCACCCTCCTGGGGCGCTCCTTCGTCGAGAAGAAGGCGGACCGGCGCAACACCGTGAAGCTGGTGGCCATCGCCCCCGAGGGGGACGATCGGGTCGCCACCATCGAGTACGATCTCTTCGAGAGCCTCAGCGGCAGCTTCCCCCCGGCCCTGGTGACCAGCGCGGAGGAGCCCGCGGAGGAGCCCGCCGAGACATCCCCGCTCAAGCCCGCGAAGGACAAGGGCAAGGGCAAGGGCAAGGACAAGGAGCCCGCCAAGGCCGCCACGAGCGTCTCGCCGGAGCGGCCCCTCACCGCCGAGGCGACGTTCACCGGCAAGGGAGAGTTCCTGGTGAAGGCCGGCCGCTGGCGCTCCTGGGAGGGCACCCTCTCCTCGAAGCTGGAGGGCTATACCCCGCCGTCCCCGGAGAAGAGCCCCACGCAGGTGCCCCCGGGTACGCTCCAGCTGAAGCTCACCGCGCTGGACGCGGTTCCCCCGGCGCTGCAGGAAGCCGAGGCGAGGAAGTAGCAGGGACCGCGGCCCCGTCCGCCTCGCGCACGAGGCGGACCACCGCGTCCACCCACGTGGGGTGGGCATTGAGCGAGGGCACGAGCGTCAGCGACTCGCCTCCGCACGCGAGGAACTGCTCGCGGGCGCGCATGCCCACCTCTTCCAGCGTCTCCAGGCAGTCGGCGACGAAGGCCGGGCACATCACCGCCAGCCGCTTCACGCCCCGCTTCGCCAGCTCGGGCAGCACCAGATCCGTGTACGGCTGGATCCACGGCGTGCGGCCCAGGCGGGACTGGAACGAGACGGTGTGGGCCTCCGGGGACAGCCCCAGCCGCTGGGCCAGGGCGCGCGTGGTGGCGAAGCACTGCGCGCGGTAGCAGTGCCGGTTCACGTCCGTGAGCACGTCACAGCAGCCGGCCGAGGCCAGGCAGTGGCGGCCGGACGGATCGCTCTTGCGCATGTGGCGCTCGGGCAGCCCGTGGTAGCTGAAGAGGACGTGGTCCGCGCGAGCCTCGGCGATGACGGGCCGGGCCACCTCGGCGAAGGCGTCCAGGAAGCCCGGGTGGTCGTGGAAGGCCGGCACCACGCGCACCCCCGCCACGTCCCAGGCGTCGGCCAGCACCTCGTAGGCGCGCGCCAGGGTGGAGCTGGTGGAGCTGGTGGCCTCCTGCGGATAGAGCGGCAGGAGGATGAACTCGCGCACCCCGCGCGAGCGCAGCGCCTGCACGGCGCTGGGCAGCGACGGGTTGCCGTAGCGCATGGCCAGCTCCACCTCGTACTCGCCCTGGAGACGCTCGGTCACGGCGGCCGCCAGGGCCTTGCTGTGGACGAGCAGCGGCGAGCCCTGCTCCGTCCAGACCTTGCGGTACGCCTCGGCGCTGCGGGCCGGGCGGACGGGCAGGATGATGAGGTTGAGCAGCATCCAGCGCCCCACGGGGTGGATGTCCACCACCCGCGGATCATTGAGGAACTCGCGCAGGTAGCGGCGCACCGGCCCGGACTCGGGGGCATCCGGCGTGCCCAGGTTCACCAGCAACAGACCCTTCTTCGGAGTGGGCATGGGCTCAGTGCAGGGCGTTGGGCAGGGTGAGGGCGAACTCACCGATGCGGGCCTCGAACTGCTGCCCGTTGGTGCGGACCATCTGGTAGCTGCCGCGCATGGAGCCGAAGGGGGTGCGGAGCATGGCCCAGCTGGTGTACTCGAAGCGCTCACCGGGCCCGAGCCGGGGCTGCTTGCCCACCACGCCCTCGCCCTTCACCTCTTCCACGCGTCCGTTGGCGTCGGTGATGACCCAGTGGCGGCTGCGCAGCTGCGCGGGCTGGGTGCCCACGTTGGAGATCTCCACCGTGTACATGAACGCGTAATGCCCGGACTCCGGAGCGCTGCGCTCCGGCCAGTAGGCGGGCTTCACGGTGATCCGGATGCCCTCGGTGGTCGTCGTGGACATGCGCTCCACATTTGGCCGGGATAGGCCCGGGTTGCAAGGAAAACGCCTGGGGTGACTCCGAGCTCCGAGGTCCAGGCAGTTCGACAGCGGCGGCTCGGACTCTACCCTGCATCCGCGAATGGGCCTACTTCGCAGGGGGCGGCTTGCGTTGGAGCAGGCCGGCCCGCTCCAGCAGCTCGCGGACGCGATCGGCCAGCGCCACGTGCTCCGGGTTGGCGGCGGTGAAGCGTTCGGGGGTGAGGATGACGAGCGTGCCCTGGTCCTCCACCGGCTCGATGCGCACTGGCGCTGGCAGAGGTGGCACCCGGCCCAGCCGCCGCGAGAGGTACGTCACCCAGCCTGGCCACACCTCCGGGTACTTCGGCTCGATCATTTCCCGGTGCGCACGGGAATTAGCCACGCCCCAATCTGGGTCCCACGCCGTGGCGAGCGCTCGCAGCGCTTGGACCTGGAAGGAAGTCGTCAGCACCCGCTCCGAGCCAGGCCCCTCATCAGGAGCCTCCAAGATACAGTTGTTACCCACCCACTCCGAATACCCTCCGCAGCCCATCCGCAGCCAGGCGTCATTCCCCGCCTGCCTCCCGTTCCACAGCCAGATGCTGAAGCCCAGAGCTTCCATGGGCTGGCGCCTGTCGTCGCGCATGACCTTGCTTTGGACGTACTTGATGAGAACGGGAAGATCGAGCTCCAGTGGGCGTTTGAGGGACTCCTTGAGGGACTTTGCGCTCTTGAACCAGCTGGCGAAGAGTGGATCCACCGGTTGCAGCAACTGAACCACCGTCGCCAGGCGCCGCGCGCACTCCTCCGCGTCCTCCTTCCTCGCTCCCCAGTACGCACCGATGTAGTACGTCTCGATCATCGGGCCTTTCTTATGGCAACGCTGGACACCACCTCCAGCCCTCGGCCTGTCGCCCCCACCGTGCGCGCCGTGCTTGCCGCCGTCCCGTACGTGCACAGCAGCGTCGTGCCCAGCTTCGACAGCACTCGCAGCTGCTCTCCTCGCGTCATCCACCGGAAGCGCTCCAGGTACTCCGGCGAGCTCTTCAACAGCCCCACCACCGCCGTGGGCAGCTGCTCCAGCTCCGCCATGCTCCTCAGCGGATGGCTCACCAGACTTCCCATCGCCACCGCCAGCTCCACCACGGCCTCGATGCACACCGGCGCTGACCGCATCGGCGTGGACGCTGCGCCAGCCGGTTGTTAGCGTCGCCGGGCTTCGCGGGAGGCACGCATGCGGTGACGCCACGTGGCGGTAGGAATCCTTTCAGCCCTGGCGCTGACCGGCTGCCCCTCGGAGTTCGGCAAGGACGGCCGCGTGGCCAAGGCCGTGCACAAGGACGCGGAGGAGCAGGTGCTGGAACTCACGCGTTGCTCGGAGGCGCGTCGCAGGGAGGTCTGCGCCCCGGGCAAGCAGTCCTCGGACGAGTGTCGTCGGTGCGGAGGGCCGTGAGTGCGGAAGGAGAACTGGCGCAACCTCGTGGCTGTCTTCGCAGGCGTCCTGCTGCCACTGCCGCTGCTGTTGCTGTGGGGGCTGCTGAGGCCAGCGCTACCAGCGAATGCGCCAACCGGAGTGCGCATCAGCCCCATCCTCACCCAAGCGCAGCGCATGCGGCTGGTGACGTACGGGCGGCGCTGTGGTCCGAACAACGAGAAGTGTGAGCCACCCCTGGGCTGCTTGTTCGACGTCCGCTTTCCACGGACACCCTGCACCGACAGCGAGTGCTTGACGGATGCGCAGTGTCTGGAGGGCGAGGTGTGCCGAAACCTTGCCACCTGGGGAGACACACCCCAGGTTCGCCGCTGCATCCCCATTGGCCCACGCCAGGAGGGAGAGGGCTGCGTCGAACTTCCGCGCGACAAACGCAACTCCTGTGCTCCTGAATGGCTATGCAGTGGCCGTGATGAAGCCTGGTGCGCCCGGCCCTGCCGCCTGGGCGACAGCGAGGATTGTCCCGAAGGCTTCTTCTGCGCGGACACCGTTCCACAGCCCGCCTGTCTGCCCACGTGCGACAAACGCGGATGCCCCCCAGGTCAGCAGTGCATCCCGTTCGGGGAGGGCACCTCGATGTGCGCGCAGGTGTATGGCCCCGACTGCCGGACGACTCCCTGCCCTGAGGGTCGCAAGTGCGACGTTGCCAGAGAGCCACCCTATCCAGGCAAGGTGTGGATGGAATGTGTCCAGGAGTGCGGCGAAGACTTGCCCCCCTGCGGCACCGGCAACGTCTGCGACGGCTGGCATTGCCTGCCGGCCTGCGACCCTCACGGCCCTCCGGACGCGTGTGGCGAGGGCTATCACTGCAGCCGCAGCTGGGAGCAGGGCCCCTTCTCATGCCAGCCGCTCTATTGGGATTGGACGATGGGCATCTGAAGCACACTCACCTCTGGATTGCGCACGGCGGCGCAGCCCTACTTCGCGGGGTGCGGCTTGCGTTGGAGCAGGCCCGCCCGCTCCAGTAGCTCGCAGACGCGATCGGCCAGCGCCACGTGCGCCGGGTTGGTGGCGGTGAAGCGCTCGGGCGTGAGGATGACGAGCGTGCCCTTGTCTTCCACCGGCTCGATGCGCACTGGCGCTGGCAGCGGCGGCACACGTCCCAGCCGCCGCGAGAAGTATGTCACCCAGCCTGGCCACACGTCCGGGTACTTCGTCTTGATCATGTCACGGTAGGCGGATGAGACGGCCGCGCCCCAGTCCGGTTCCCATGCAGTGGCCAGGGCTCGCAGCGCCGCGACCTGGAAGGACGTCGTCAGAACGCGCTCCAACCCCGGCCCCTCGTTCGGCGCATCCAGCACACACCGGTTGGTCCCCTGCTCCCAATATCCCCCGCAGCCAATACTCAACCACGCGTCGTTCCCCCCCTGATGTCCATTCCACAGGCTGAAGCTGAACCCCAGGTCTTCCATGGGCTGGCGCCTGTCATCGCGCATGAGGTGGCGCTGGATGTACTGCTGGAGGCTGGAGACTTCGAGCTCCAACGGGCGCGTGAGGGCCTGCTTGAGCGACTTTGAACCCTTGAACCAGCTGGCGAAGAGCGGATCCACGGGCTGAAGCAACTGGACCACCGTCGCCAGGCGCCGCGCGCACTCCCCCGCGTCCTCCTTCCTCGCTCCCCAATACGCGCCGACGTAGTACGTCTCGATCATGGGCCGTTCTTATTGCAGTGCGGGAGTGTGAACCACCTCGATCCCCTTGACCTTTGCGTCCTCCAAGAGCTTTCGGATGGCGGCTGCCGCCTTCTCCTCCGCCACATGCCACCGAATGGGAACCCCCGGGATAGCTCGGAGCTGGCGTTGAGCCTGCTCGACGAGTTGCTTGGCTCCCGAGTCCTTGAACCAGCGTTTGGGGGCAAGGTTGTCGGTGAACTTGTTGGCGTAGCCGGGCCCCTTGGCCTCCAACAGCACTCCCTCCTCGAAGCCGTCGAGCTTCACCCCTCCGCTCTTCATGTCCTTGCCTCCCACCCAGTACGCCTCGCTCGCCGCGTGCCCACTGATCTGCTCCTGGTAGCGCGCCGCGCGCCTGCTCATCACCTCGTGCGCTGGCCCCCACTGCCCAGGACCTTCTGGCGCCGCCGGCTGTCCTCCTCTCGCCGCGTCGTTGGCTCGATGAAGGATGAGGGCCGCTCCGGGCCCGCCGCGCAGCGCCGTCACCACCCGCCCCACCGGCACCGCCACTCGCTCCACCGCCAGCGCTCCCTCGGCCGTCAGCCTCAGCGCCGGTACCGACACCACCTCCAGCCCTCGGCCTGTCGCTCCCACCGTGCGCGCCGTGCTTGCCGCCGTCCCGTACGTGCACAGCAGCGTCGTGCCCAGCTTCGACAGCACTCGCAGCTGCTCTCCTCGCGTCATCCGCCGGAAGCGCTCCAGGTACTCTGGCGAGTTCTTCAGTAGCGCCACCACCGCCGTGGGCAGCTGCTC harbors:
- a CDS encoding L-threonylcarbamoyladenylate synthase, which codes for MEILRQGGVVALPTETVYGLAANAEDELAVRRVFAIKGRPATHPLIVHLAGVDALPDWARSIPEEARRLAAAFWPGPLTLVLPRTSRATDAVTGGQDTVALRVPAHPVALAVLRELGGGLAAPSANRFGRVSPTTAEHVRHDLGNDVDLVLDGGPSIVGVESTIVDLSSGAPAILRPGGLAAEELERVLGYPVPVRTASTVRVSGTLASHYAPRVGVVLVEPSEALARVEALRLQGLQVGFLGPSTLSLPRELIRLDIPEDPAGAARLLYLRLREADVAGLDVLVACLPPAQGLGLAVRDRLSRAAAPRTPEA
- a CDS encoding immunity 52 family protein, whose translation is MIETYYVGAYWGARKEDAGECARRLATVVQLLQPVDPLFASWFKGSKSLKQALTRPLELEVSSLQQYIQRHLMRDDRRQPMEDLGFSFSLWNGHQGGNDAWLSIGCGGYWEQGTNRCVLDAPNEGPGLERVLTTSFQVAALRALATAWEPDWGAAVSSAYRDMIKTKYPDVWPGWVTYFSRRLGRVPPLPAPVRIEPVEDKGTLVILTPERFTATNPAHVALADRVCELLERAGLLQRKPHPAK
- the apaG gene encoding Co2+/Mg2+ efflux protein ApaG, producing MSTTTTEGIRITVKPAYWPERSAPESGHYAFMYTVEISNVGTQPAQLRSRHWVITDANGRVEEVKGEGVVGKQPRLGPGERFEYTSWAMLRTPFGSMRGSYQMVRTNGQQFEARIGEFALTLPNALH
- a CDS encoding immunity 52 family protein, which gives rise to MIETYYIGAYWGARKEDAEECARRLATVVQLLQPVDPLFASWFKSAKSLKESLKRPLELDLPVLIKYVQSKVMRDDRRQPMEALGFSIWLWNGRQAGNDAWLRMGCGGYSEWVGNNCILEAPDEGPGSERVLTTSFQVQALRALATAWDPDWGVANSRAHREMIEPKYPEVWPGWVTYLSRRLGRVPPLPAPVRIEPVEDQGTLVILTPERFTAANPEHVALADRVRELLERAGLLQRKPPPAK
- the hemH gene encoding ferrochelatase translates to MPTPKKGLLLVNLGTPDAPESGPVRRYLREFLNDPRVVDIHPVGRWMLLNLIILPVRPARSAEAYRKVWTEQGSPLLVHSKALAAAVTERLQGEYEVELAMRYGNPSLPSAVQALRSRGVREFILLPLYPQEATSSTSSTLARAYEVLADAWDVAGVRVVPAFHDHPGFLDAFAEVARPVIAEARADHVLFSYHGLPERHMRKSDPSGRHCLASAGCCDVLTDVNRHCYRAQCFATTRALAQRLGLSPEAHTVSFQSRLGRTPWIQPYTDLVLPELAKRGVKRLAVMCPAFVADCLETLEEVGMRAREQFLACGGESLTLVPSLNAHPTWVDAVVRLVREADGAAVPATSSPRLPAAPGEPRPAR
- a CDS encoding TIGR01777 family oxidoreductase; amino-acid sequence: MGKSLMFDARSRMPVPASELFSWHAREGAFERLTPPWETTEVLERSGDGIQEGARVVVRIRIGPVAQRWEARHTKYIEGSLFQDEQVSGPFASWVHTHRVWPEPPDSSVLEDEVVYAPPLGAAGRAFGGGMIRRRLERMFAYRHALTREDLRRHAAFAGQGPLTVAVTGATGLVGGALVPFLTTGGHQVRRLVRGRPNAARGDVAWNPAKGELDVAALEGVDAVVHLAGENVAQRWTPQAKETILRSRTDGTRVLCEGLARLQKKPRVLVCLTGIGFYGNRQDEVVTEVSPPGEGFLATVCRAWEAATAPAEEAGIRVVHLRTGVVLDARGGALAKMAPAFRMGGGGPLGSGRQWMSWISLEDVVGLTHFALFTPELRGPVNAVSPQPVRQGDFARTLGRVLSRPAVFPLPAVAVRTLFGEMGQETVLEGAHVRPEAAERQGFHFMLPELESALRFTLGLTTQGPQFTHGPAQVAP